CTGGTTGAGAAAGAGACAAAGGAATTAGAGATTATCAAGACTTACCTGCCCAAATCCTTAGAGGATGCCCAGATAAAAGAGATAATCTCTCAGGTATTAAAGGAATTTCCTGATGCAACTATAAAGGATATGGGCAAAGTCATGAAACAGGTTATGGAAAAGGCATCTGGAAAGGCTCAAGGAGGACGCGTCAGCGCATTGGTTAAGCAGGCATTGACTAAAAGTGAATCGCCTCAAGAATAGATTTATAAAAGTAAAGGTCATAACAGGAGCATGCGAAAACAGGATTAAGC
This window of the Candidatus Omnitrophota bacterium genome carries:
- a CDS encoding GatB/YqeY domain-containing protein, which produces MLEEKILEDFKQAMKEKDKVRSSILSFLRAQFKNAAIAEKKDKLDDAEVASVLRKEAKRHEDSIEQFKKGNRQDLVEKETKELEIIKTYLPKSLEDAQIKEIISQVLKEFPDATIKDMGKVMKQVMEKASGKAQGGRVSALVKQALTKSESPQE